Proteins co-encoded in one Lysobacter solisilvae genomic window:
- a CDS encoding cupin domain-containing protein, whose amino-acid sequence MTPPRPTALSPDELVPRIGSGYPEPFAQRVAAREKRALGDAFGLTGFGVNLSRLPPGCASALRHSHLHEDEFVYVLQGTPTLVTDAGETPLAPGMCAGFPAGSGDGHHLVNRSDADVLYLEVGDRQPEEAVDYPDDDLVGRTVDGSWRYFHKDGQPY is encoded by the coding sequence ATGACCCCACCCCGCCCCACCGCCCTCTCCCCGGATGAACTCGTCCCACGCATCGGCTCCGGCTACCCCGAGCCCTTCGCGCAACGCGTCGCCGCACGCGAGAAGCGCGCCCTGGGCGACGCCTTCGGCCTGACCGGCTTCGGCGTGAACCTCAGCCGCCTGCCACCGGGGTGCGCCTCGGCGCTGCGGCACAGCCACCTGCATGAGGACGAATTCGTCTACGTGCTCCAGGGCACGCCGACGCTGGTCACCGACGCGGGCGAAACCCCGCTGGCACCTGGCATGTGCGCGGGCTTCCCGGCAGGCTCCGGCGACGGCCACCACCTGGTCAACCGCAGCGATGCCGACGTGCTCTACCTCGAGGTTGGCGACCGCCAGCCGGAAGAGGCGGTGGATTATCCGGACGACGACCTGGTCGGCCGAACGGTCGACGGCAGCTGGCGCTACTTCCACAAGGACGGCCAGCCGTACTGA
- the pyrF gene encoding orotidine-5'-phosphate decarboxylase: MTFMQALRARWNDAATLVCVGLDPEPARFPAHFAADPDAVFNFCRAIVDATAPYVCSFKPQIAHFAALGAEDALARLIAHVHAMHPGIPVILDSKRGDIGSTAQHYASEAFDRYLADAVTANPYLGRDSVQPFLDRADRGVVVLCRTSNPGAGDLQDLLVAGQPLYQHVAAKVANEWNTHGNCALVVGATWPEQLREVRAIVGDLPFLVPGVGAQGGDVAAVVGNAKTADGTGLIVSSSRAILYASRGDDFAQAAADAARALRDEINRYR; encoded by the coding sequence ATGACCTTCATGCAGGCACTGCGCGCACGCTGGAACGACGCCGCCACCCTGGTCTGCGTCGGCCTCGATCCCGAGCCCGCCAGGTTCCCCGCGCACTTCGCCGCCGATCCCGACGCGGTGTTCAACTTCTGCCGCGCGATCGTCGATGCCACCGCGCCGTACGTGTGCAGCTTCAAGCCGCAGATTGCCCACTTCGCGGCACTGGGCGCGGAAGACGCGCTGGCGCGCCTGATCGCCCATGTCCACGCCATGCATCCTGGCATCCCCGTGATCCTGGACAGCAAGCGCGGCGACATTGGCAGCACGGCTCAGCACTACGCTTCCGAAGCTTTCGACCGTTACCTCGCCGATGCCGTCACCGCCAACCCGTACCTGGGCCGCGACTCGGTGCAGCCGTTCCTGGACCGCGCCGACCGCGGCGTGGTGGTGCTGTGCCGCACGTCCAACCCGGGCGCCGGGGACCTGCAGGACCTGCTGGTGGCTGGACAGCCGCTGTACCAGCACGTGGCCGCCAAGGTGGCCAACGAGTGGAACACGCACGGCAACTGCGCCCTCGTCGTGGGTGCGACCTGGCCGGAGCAACTGCGCGAAGTGCGCGCCATCGTTGGTGACCTGCCCTTCCTGGTGCCTGGCGTGGGCGCGCAGGGCGGCGACGTGGCGGCAGTCGTCGGCAACGCGAAGACCGCTGACGGCACGGGCCTGATCGTCAGCTCGTCACGTGCGATCCTCTACGCCTCGCGCGGCGACGATTTCGCGCAGGCCGCGGCCGATGCGGCCCGTGCGCTGCGCGACGAGATCAACCGCTACCGCTAG